The following proteins come from a genomic window of Alosa sapidissima isolate fAloSap1 chromosome 20, fAloSap1.pri, whole genome shotgun sequence:
- the ube2a gene encoding ubiquitin-conjugating enzyme E2 A — protein sequence MSTPARRRLMRDFKRLQEDPPAGVSGAPSENNIMVWNAVIFGPEGTPFEDGTFKLTIEFTEEYPNKPPTVRFVSKMFHPNVYADGSICLDILQNRWSPTYDVSSILTSIQSLLDEPNPNSPANSQAAQLYQENKREYEKRVSAIVEQSWRDC from the exons atgtcaacTCCAGCAAGACGACGTTTAATGAGAGATTTTAAACG ACTTCAAGAGGATCCTCCAGCAGGAGTAAGTGGAGCCCCGTCAGAAAATAATATCATGGTCTGGAATGCAGTCATTTTTGG GCCAGAAGGGACACCTTTTGAGGATG GAACTTTCAAGCTCACAATAGAATTTACAGAAGAATACCCAAACAAACCCCCCACAGTTCGTTTTGTCTCCAAAATGTTTCATCCAAATG taTATGCAGACGGTAGTATATGTTTGGACATTCTTCAAAATCGCTGGAGTCCCACCTATGATGTATCTTCAATCCTAACCTCTATACAG TCACTACTGGATGAACCAAACCCTAACAGTCCAGCTAACAGCCAGGCAGCTCAACTGTACCAGGAGAACAAGCGAGAATATGAGAAGCGTGTGTCAGCCATTGTAGAACAGAGCTGGCGAGACTGTTGA
- the arr3b gene encoding arrestin 3b, retinal (X-arrestin), whose protein sequence is MAKIYKKTSRNGSIALYLGKRDFVDRVDNVDIVDGVIKIDPSDLAGRKVWVSLTCAFRYGREDLDVIGLSFRKDIWIEHLQVYPPTSEPKPANTHVQDALLRKSGEDGHPFTFALPTNLPCSVTLQPGPGDAGKACGVDFEVKGYIAMEADNPDEEIDKKDTTRLIIRKIQFAPDKLGAGPKASISKQFIMSEKPIQIEASTEKELYYHGDPIPVTVKINNDSNKVVKKVKISIDQTTDVVLYSADKYTKVVLCEEFGDQVDPSCTLEKEYRVTPLLANNTEKRGLALDGKLKDEDTNLASSTIIRPDMDKDILGILVSYTIKATAVVSGGGILGSLTCSDVTVEIPLVLMSPKPADLTSYWNSSSLQNRLEHYQLGDTDSRRNTEIYFPRIKSRHKPSTCTTS, encoded by the exons ATGGCCAA GATCTATAAGAAGACCAGTCGCAATGGCTCG ATTGCTCTTTATCTAGGAAAGAGGGACTTTGTGGACCGTGTGgacaatgttgatattgttg ATGGTGTGATCAAAATAGATCCATCAGATCTCGCTGGGAGAAAAG TATGGGTTTCTCTCACCTGTGCTTTTCGCTATGGCCGCGAGGATTTGGATGTGATTGGTTTATCATTCCGAAAAGACATCTGGATTGAGCACCTTCAGGTGTACCCTCCGACCAGTGAACCCAAGCCAGCTAACACACACGTGCAAGATGCACTTCTGAGGAAGTCTGGAGAAGATGGACACCCATTCACTTTCGCT CTTCCCACAAATCTACCTTGCTCTGTCACCCTTCAACCTGGACCAGGCGATGCTGGCAAG GCGTGTGGTGTTGATTTTGAAGTTAAGGGCTACATTGCCATGGAAGCAGACAATCCAGATGAGGAAATTGATAAAAA GGATACAACCCGCTTGATCATCCGAAAGATACAGTTTGCTCCAGACAAACTAGGTGCTGGTCCAAAAGCTAGCATCAGTAAACAGTTCATAATGTCTGAGAAACCAATTCAGATCGAGGCTTCAACTGAGAAAGAG CTTTACTACCATGGAGATCCCATTCCAGTTACTGTAAAAATCAACAATGATAGCAATAAAGTGGTGAAGAAAGTGAAAATCTCAA TTGACCAAACGACAGATGTGGTCCTGTATTCTGCTGACAAATACACTAAAGTTGTACTATGCGAGGAATTCGG AGACCAAGTTGATCCCTCGTGCACCCTTGAAAAGGAATACAGAGTTACCCCTCTGCTGGCCAACAACACAGAGAAGCGCGGTTTGGCACTAGATGGCAAACTGAAGGATGAGGACACAAACCTGGCATCATCGACCAT CATCCGACCTGACATGGATAAGGACATCTTGGGAATTCTGGTGTCCTACACAATCAAAGCAACTGCTGTGGTGTCCGGTGGTGGAATACTTGGAAGCCTTACATGCAG TGATGTGACTGTGGAGATTCCTTTGGTCCTGATGTCCCCAAAGCCAGCAG ATCTGACATCATACTGGAATAGCTCCTCACTGCAGAACAGACTGGAACACTACCAACTTGGAGACACAGACTCTCGCAGAAACACAGAGATATACTTCCCTCGCATTAAATCTCGTCATAAACCAAGTACCTGCACCACATCATAA
- the nkrf gene encoding NF-kappa-B-repressing factor, producing MAEGTHVGDMPSFQPVPSAEAKKRPNSSDGREEPMRKMPVSKYNPRPRFEPVQFVSSGVSGGTTDEKENEKDRRRGEMNSMRPRDPPHSTYSRPYGSSSTYDRGSSYGSDSWADRRGRDVASGSTSGLGYGSRGSGSNYMSKIQQDYTARYDAHSSRQPDSSSQSYRYDGYGGGNRSRGWDSGGRQGLGFGHQDRPSSSRAFSRVCNSPGRGTPMQAVISSQPTPVAPATLEEKQRLVARVACAIATTSRDPTALSGSDTPNYNFILSRSIQACKTNPEYIYVHLKDIPPDDLPKNRKVPTDGYACELRCQSVYLATGYSGSKNGARDRASEQAVKLFLQPVEARVVQRKYKHAPVNDIVVCPMHVPTPVLVPPLRNPEDKPPLSSKGIYEPDKTKHWTEFVIVDNAVDAICILNNSAAYNRMKIDYKFEPVPNSNIFVCSVYLQEELVAQARGTKKTSKHSAAEEALRKLRLNQAARQQQQQQQQQQQQQQQQQQQQQYSQSSYHPDSGGRFSQHGVRKKQLSELVILENSDNAICIINDTAQFNKVSADYKFTVLPDHRWRCEVYLEGQYVASGVGPKKHVKHIAAEEALVVLRQTQAVVKSNLRKEGYADALSRTQILARSGEDCMQQEIKEDNIGNQLLRKMGWTGGGLGREGEGIAEPIRVKEQFTREGLGMDMNRPGSQLTKRNIEEIIRNYAVSDRSDDLRFSTELNNDERKQIHQVSQKYGLRSKSYGQGKQRFLIVSRKVHKDQLIGQLLQEGQVGRYELVKPQASH from the exons ATGGCTGAAGGAACTCATGTTGGCGACATGCCCTCCTTCCAGCCGGTTCCAAGTGCTGAAGCAAAAAAGAGGCCAAATTCATCAGATGGAA GAGAGGAGCCAATGAGGAAGATGCCGGTGTCAAAATATAACCCCAGGCCTCGATTTGAGCCTGTGCAATTTGTCAGTAGTGGCGTAAGTGGGGGAACCACAGATGAGAAGGAGAATGAGAAAGatcgcaggagaggagagatgaacaGTATGAGACCAAGAGATCCTCCACACTCCACGTACAGCCGTCCGTACGGCTCCTCGTCAACATACGACCGCGGCTCGTCATACGGCTCTGACTCGTGGGCAGATCGCAGAGGCAGAGACGTGGCTTCAGGCAGCACCAGTGGCCTCGGCTACGGCAGCAGAGGGTCCGGCTCAAACTACATGTCGAAAATTCAACAGGACTACACAGCTAGATACGACGCACATAGTTCCAGACAGCCTGACTCCTCCTCCCAGTCCTACAGGTATGATGGGTATGGCGGAGGCAACAGGTCTAGGGGCTGGGACTCGGGGGGGCGTCAGGGCCTGGGATTTGGACATCAGGACAGACCTTCGTCCAGCAGAGCTTTCAGTCGCGTCTGTAACAGTCCAGGGAGGGGCACCCCCATGCAGGCGGTCATCTCTTCTCAGCCCACTCCAGTGGCTCCTGCCACTTTGGAGGAGAAGCAGAGATTAGTTGCACGCGTGGCGTGCGCCATTGCAACCACATCCAGAGACCCTACGGCTTTGAGTGGCTCTGACACGCCAAACTACAATTTCATCCTGAGCCGGAGCATCCAGGCCTGCAAGACCAACCCCGAGTACATTTATGTCCATCTCAAAGATATCCCTCCAGACGACCTGCCCAAGAACAGAAAAGTGCCCACCGATGGATATGCATGCGAGCTGAGATGTCAGTCTGTTTACTTAGCGACAGGGTATTCTGGAAGCAAAAACGGTGCCAGGGACCGCGCTTCAGAACAGGCCGTTAAGCTCTTCCTGCAGCCTGTGGAGGCTCGTGTGGTGCAGCGCAAATACAAGCATGCTCCTGTAAATGACATTGTGGTGTGTCCAATGCATGTCCCGACCCCAGTGTTAGTCCCACCACTTCGCAATCCAGAGGACAAGCCACCGCTGAGCTCCAAGGGTATTTATGAACCAGACAAAACCAAGCACTGGACAGAGTTTGTAATTGTGGACAATGCTGTGGATGCTATCTGCATCCTGAATAACTCTGCAGCTTACAATCGCATGAAAATTGACTACAAATTTGAGCCGGTCCCCAATAGCAACATCttcgtgtgtagtgtgtacttGCAAGAGGAACTTGTTGCACAGGCTAGGGGAACCAAGAAGACCTCAAAGCATTCAGCTGCTGAAGAGGCCCTTAGGAAGCTGAGGTTGAATCAGGCTgccagacagcagcagcagcaacagcagcaacaacagcaacagcagcagcagcagcagcagcagcagcagtactcCCAGAGCAGTTATCATCCAGACAGTGGTGGACGCTTCAGCCAACATGGGGTCAGGAAGAAACAGCTTAGCGAATTAGTGATCCTAGAAAATTCCGACAATGCCATCTGTATTATCAACGATACTGCCCAATTCAACAAAGTGTCTGCTGACTACAAGTTCACAGTACTGCCAGACCACCGCTGGAGATGTGAGGTGTACTTAGAGGGTCAGTATGTGGCATCGGGTGTTGGGCCCAAGAAACATGTGAAACACATCGCAGCAGAGGAGGCCCTGGTGGTTCTACGGCAGACACAGGCAGTGGTGAAGTCCAACCTCAGGAAGGAAGGCTACGCAGACGCTCTGTCCCGTACCCAGATCTTGGCTCGGTCCGGGGAAGACTGCATGCAGCAGGAGATCAAAGAGGACAATATTGGCAACCAGCTGTTGCGCAAGATGGGCTGGACCGGAGGTGGACTGGGCCGCGAAGGGGAGGGCATAGCTGAGCCCATCAGGGTGAAGGAGCAGTTCACCAGGGAAGGCTTGGGCATGGATATGAACCGGCCCGGGAGCCAGCTCACCAAACGAAACATTGAGGAGATCATTCGCAATTATGCCGTGTCGGACCGCAGCGATGACCTGCGCTTCTCCACCGAGCTCAATAATGACGAGCGCAAGCAGATCCACCAGGTGTCCCAGAAGTATGGCTTGCGCAGCAAGTCGTACGGACAAGGCAAGCAGCGCTTCCTCATTGTCAGTCGCAAGGTGCATAAAGACCAGTTGATTGGTCAGCTCCTGCAGGAAGGGCAGGTGGGCAGATATGAGCTGGTGAAACCTCAGGCGTCTCACTGA